The Candidozyma auris chromosome 1, complete sequence genome includes a region encoding these proteins:
- a CDS encoding Golgi transport complex subunit encodes MASEAAPKGANGVQKPQDDSLAMFFDKDFEPVSYVDALFQSISGSDSKFSKSSLARLSSTSSDVITHLDYHTNEISRDLASKLESLKNLSSSIGPSMESDTEPNNDNTRLQYYVSALHNTVDSLEDELSQAQKSLQKNESGQSVAVESLILLKRVKHNIQKVLRVLQSARDTLGHDPSQITIDQFQHSLNLLYDSLRNQLRSQSREELETTKRSIKALRELSTVFHQFTAFGPAYSRFIVRVDAETQKV; translated from the coding sequence ATGGCATCCGAGGCGGCACCCAAGGGGGCTAACGGGGTCCAAAAACCTCAAGATGACTCGCTCGCAATGTTTTTCGATAAGGATTTCGAGCCTGTCTCCTACGTGGATGCGTTGTTTCAATCAATTTCAGGATCAGATAGCAAGTTCTCCAAACTGCTGCTAGCACGTCTCTCGTCAACACTGCTGGACGTGATCACCCATTTAGACTACCATACCAACGAGATTTCCCGTGACTTAGCATCAAAACTCGAGTCCTTAAAGAACCTCTCACTGAGCATCGGGCCCTCAATGGAATCAGATACCGAGCCCAATAATGACAACACACGACTACAATACTACGTTTCGGCGCTACATAATACGGTGGATTCTTTGGAGGATGAATTACTGCAAGCTCAGAAACTGCTCCAAAAGAATGAAAGTGGCCAGTCTGTAGCGGTGGAGTCTCTAATATTGCTAAAACGGGTCAAGCACAACATACAAAAGGTTTTAAGAGTATTGCAATCCGCCCGTGACACGTTGGGCCATGATCCTCTGCAAATCACCATCGACCAATTTCAGCACCTGTTGAATCTTCTCTATGATTCGCTCCGAAACCAATTACGGTCACAATCAAGGGAGGAGCTTGAAACCACAAAGAGAAGTATAAAGGCGCTTCGTGAATTATCTACAGTTTTTCATCAGTTCACTGCTTTTGGGCCAGCGTATAGCAGATTTATTGTCAGAGTGGATGCTGAAACTCAAAAGGTATGA